A stretch of the Capricornis sumatraensis isolate serow.1 chromosome 19, serow.2, whole genome shotgun sequence genome encodes the following:
- the LOC138095367 gene encoding ras-related protein Rap-2c-like — protein MASLGLRPAKGYRVVLLGSVAVGKTALATQFACGSFPEQCEPSVEELFSKVIEVNAAPALLEIVDTVGADHLVTLKDLYIKNSDGFVVLYSVCSEASFEAVRPLRERMGRLRGPKAVPLVLVGTKADLDAQRQVLTSQGRALAREWRCPFLEVTAKSKLMVDQVFTQVVREMEALAPPEEVVPAVPTNAQETWPSERFIG, from the coding sequence ATGGCGAGCCTGGGGCTGCGACCGGCCAAGGGGTACCGGGTGGTGCTGCTGGGCAGCGTGGCGGTGGGCAAGACGGCGCTCGCCACGCAGTTCGCCTGCGGCAGCTTCCCCGAGCAGTGCGAGCCGTCGGTGGAGGAGCTCTTCAGCAAGGTGATCGAGGTGAACGCGGCGCCCGCCCTTCTGGAGATCGTGGACACGGTGGGCGCCGATCACCTGGTCACCCTCAAGGACCTGTACATCAAGAACAGCGACGGCTTCGTGGTGCTCTACAGCGTGTGCAGCGAGGCCTCGTTCGAGGCGGTGCGGCCGCTGCGCGAGCGCATGGGCCGGCTGCGGGGGCCCAAGGCCGTGCCGCTGGTGCTCGTAGGCACCAAGGCCGACCTGGACGCCCAGCGCCAGGTGCTGACGTCTCAGGGCCGCGCGCTGGCCCGCGAGTGGCGGTGCCCGTTCCTGGAGGTCACGGCCAAGAGCAAACTGATGGTGGACCAGGTGTTCACGCAGGTGGTGCGCGAGATGGAGGCCCTGGCCCCGCCCGAGGAAGTGGTTCCGGCGGTCCCCACCAACGCGCAGGAGACGTGGCCGTCCGAAAGATTCATCGGCTGA